Proteins from a single region of Syngnathus scovelli strain Florida chromosome 7, RoL_Ssco_1.2, whole genome shotgun sequence:
- the tbrg1 gene encoding transforming growth factor beta regulator 1, giving the protein MNVMVLSIWVLLSFIAAPGLAAPTSMPQEATSLSPTEHADLKTATEYLKHYYDLREEPAGSWKQSGLSFASKLKDMQTFFGLNVTGRLDRDTLQVMRKPRCGVPDSAEYSSHIQGARWNKKLITYRIGRYTRDMPRSTVDSLLKSAFSIWARASGLTFVCSQNRNTDITVEFVTQEHGDSYPFDGPGGSLAHTFGPRQDVAGEIHIDDDELWAATGTSGLNLFVVAAHELGHMLGLKHSRNPASLMHPNYKVSHSGPNLLSREDATNINALYRPPQDRPDHFSRLFPRLTQNRCARDVTFDAVSTLGDATIFFKDRYLWIKHNQAHDIKEGPITNFMPKIETSIDAAFWVPRRSTAYLIRESMFWTVKGSVVKGKPRALCHFGFPAWVQDVDAAVHIAKTGRTLFFMHDIYWSFNENRKVMDFGYPKYISEDFPGLTFPDLSTINAAFHKEGFIYFFVGPQVYKYDYANKRVAGMERANSWLGGKKSRKRRTMMLRSVLWTLLLIVGFLAVSHAAPTVAPTISPDDHDLAEKYLAQFYNDVGTRNSTRRSSIRSNFSEDLETMQAFFGLEVTGVLNKETMETMKTSRCGVSDIGRYGHFPGIPKWTKKLITYRITQYTPDLSQKQVDDIIGKAFQLYSDVIPLDFKQIDDGTADIVIVFKGGSHGDFNPFDGPGRVLAHANSPGLNQGGDTHFDDDEEWTLDQRGVNLFLVAAHEFGHALGLDHSRDRGALMFPTYKYVNTDDYKLPDDDRQEIQALYGSRTQDPTKVPEPVQRSEPEPEDPTEDPQDPLPNPRDEQCNPDLVFDATTSIRGDYYFFKNGYYWRKSASFPEIRFTKVSTKWPPINTVDAAYEAENKDTVFLFEGNQVWGIYSIPKTIIPGYPKPLTSLGLPSTVSKVDAAVYVVETGKTLFFVNTEYWSYDEASNQMDPGYPRLIATDFPLIGSKVDAVFEYYAYLYFSVGAKLLEYYLPGNRVTRTTLNAQHKSISVSLFPKKMESLNTFESEMEPDGQGSYSLFPSLDSIAGLSGTADTMESEPSSEIAEKPNLTWLDAAQIVLEEAGHPMHIKEIKQRIIDRGLVQSNAKSSLEAVMYRETQKGSKRFKRIENRNGVFALLTDVERQQALKAFTAQAFLGTPQQNTVSASGSGAAPAVAPFPSPAISSENKAKMRRGARKKMNEKYRLKYLRLRKAARAMIFENAALHDEVAHLEEKFLRAKEERQLLLLHYQSLSEGDFLPTPSSTTHPAVPPPPASSGPGAPPSLCGTHMLTSVASAVDEGQLKKPKKERKERGRENGKDELPKKMAKKRKLADGSRKLVQPIPLDSCGRPVFPIVLGGLTLYSLGEIITDRMFFHDECAIYPVGFCSTRVFASMKNPELQCLYTCQIKDGGSGPQFEIVPEDDPQNAIVASSALTCHSNLLKAIASVSSKAVAPIVPSGADFFGFSHPTIQNLIQSCPGARKCNNYRWIRFEVCRPGDGQNPHSLSEDDASINFEAYQRHRRFNDKLEQIPAQTLHCSSASHLTTTSVKPSTSYFSS; this is encoded by the exons ATATGCCTCGAAGCACCGTCGACTCCCTGCTCAAATCTGCTTTCAGCATTTGGGCCCGAGCCAGCGGTCTGACATTTGTCTGCTCGCAAAACCGTAACACTGACATCACGGTGGAGTTTGTCACCCAGG AACATGGTGATTCATATCCATTCGATGGACCCGGTGGCTCGTTGGCGCATACTTTTGGTCCAAGACAGGATGTTGCAGGAGAAATTCacattgatgatgatgaactttgGGCAGCAACAGGGACATCTG GTTTGAATCTTTTTGTGGTGGCCGCACATGAATTGGGCCACATGCTGGGTCTAAAACACTCAAGGAACCCAGCATCACTAATGCACCCCAACTACAAAGTCTCTCACTCAGGGCCCAACCTCCTATCCAGAGAGGATGCCACCAATATCAATGCACTTTACC GTCCACCCCAAGATCGCCCAGATCACTTTTCAAGACTATTCCCTCGACTGAcacaaaacagatgtgctcGGGATGTGACATTCGATGCCGTCTCCACACTCGGGGATGCCACCATCTTTTTCAAAGACAG ATATCTTTGGATCAAACACAATCAGGCACACGATATCAAAGAAGGTCCGATCACCAACTTCATGCCCAAGATAGAAACCAGCATTGATGCTGCTTTCTGGGTGCCACGCAGGTCGACTGCTTACCTCATTCGTG AATCAATGTTCTGGACGGTGAAAGGCTCCGTCGTGAAAGGAAAGCCCCGAGCTCTGTGCCACTTTGGCTTTCCTGCCTGGGTGCAGGATGTTGATGCCGCAGTGCACATCGCCAAAACAGGACGCACCCTCTTCTTCATGCATGACATTTATTGGag CTTCAATGAAAACAGAAAAGTCATGGACTTTGGTTACCCCAAGTACATCAGCGAGGACTTTCCTGGACTTACTTTTCCGGATTTATCAACAATAAATGCAGCCTTTCACAAAGAAG ggTTCATCTACTTCTTTGTTGGACCACAAGTCTATAAGTACGACTACGCCAACAAGCGTGTTGCTGGAATGGAGAGGGCGAATTCCTGGCTTG GAGGAAAGAAGAGCAGAAAGAGGAGAACCATGATGCTGCGATCAGTTCTATGGACGCTGTTGCTCATTGTGGGTTTTTTGGCAGTGAGCCATGCAGCACCGACCGTCGCTCCGACCATTTCACCGGACGATCACGACCTGGCTGAG AAATATCTCGCTCAGTTTTACAATGATGTCGGGACCAGAAACTCCACAAGGAGAAGCTCTATTAGGAGCAACTTCAGCGAGGATCTGGAAACCATGCAggcgttctttggcttggag GTGACGGGGGTCTTGAACAAGGAGACGATGGAGACCATGAAAACTTCCAGGTGTGGTGTGTCAGACATCGGCCGCTATGGACACTTTCCTGGGATACCCAAATGGACTAAGAAACTTATAACTTACAG GATCACTCAATACACACCGGATTTGAGCCAGAAACAGGTGGATGACATCATCGGTAAAGCCTTCCAACTCTACAGCGACGTCATCCCACTAGACTTCAAGCAGATCGACGATGGCACTGCGGATATCGTGATCGTCTTTAAGGGTGGAT CTCATGGGGACTTTaatccttttgacgggccgggtAGAGTCTTAGCTCACGCAAACTCTCCGGGGCTGAATCAAGGAGGGGACACACactttgatgatgatgaagaatgGACACTAGACCAAAGAG GTGTGAATCTGTTCCTGGTGGCCGCACACGAGTTCGGCCACGCTTTGGGATTGGACCATTCCAGAGACAGGGGTGCGCTGATGTTCCCCACTTATAAGTATGTCAACACAGACGACTACAAGCTGCCAGATGATGATAGGCAAGAGATTCAGGCGCTCTATG GTAGCCGCACACAAGATCCAACAAAAGTCCCCGAACCCGTACAACGATCTGAACCAGAGCCGGAGGATCCAACAGAAGACCCGCAAGACCCTCTTCCAAACCCTCGTGATGAGCAATGCAACCCCGATTTGGTATTTGATGCCACCACATCCATCAGGGGAGACTACTACTTCTTCAAAAATGG ATACTACTGGAGGAAGAGTGCCTCATTCCCAGAAATCCGTTTTACTAAAGTGAGCACAAAATGGCCACCGATCAACACTGTTGACGCTGCATATGAGGCCGAAAACAAAGACACAGTTTTTCTCTTTGAGG GTAATCAGGTGTGGGGCATATATTCCATTCCAAAGACAATAATACCAGGTTATCCAAAACCGCTAACCAGCCTGGGCCTGCCTTCCACTGTCAGTAAGGTGGATGCAGCCGTCTACGTGGTAGAGACtggaaaaacattattttttgtGAATACAGAGTATTGGAG CTATGATGAGGCTTCAAACCAAATGGACCCTGGGTATCCGCGATTAATTGCTACTGACTTTCCTCTCATCGGGTCAAAGGTTGATGCAGTTTTTGAGTATTATG cGTACCTTTATTTCTCAGTCGGCGCCAAACTGCTGGAATACTACCTGCCAGGAAATAGAGTGACGAGA ACTACTCTCAACGCACAGCACAAAAGCATAAGTGTTAGTTTATTTCCTaaaaag ATGGAGTCACTCAACACATTTGAGTCAGAGATGGAGCCTGACGGGCAAGGGAGCTACTCTCTATTTCCATCTTTGGATAGCATCGCTGGTCTGTCTGGAACGGCTGATACGATGGAGAG TGAACCATCCAGTGAAATTGCAGAAAAGCCAAACCTCACCTGGCTTGATGCTGCTCAG ATAGTTTTGGAGGAAGCTGGACATCCCATGCACATTAAAGAGATCAAGCAAAGAATCATTGACCGGGGGCTTGTTCAGTCCAA TGCAAAGTCAAGTCTGGAAGCTGTCATGTATCGCGAG ACACAAAAAGGCAGCAAGAGATTCAAGAGGATTGAAAACAGAAATGGAGTCTTTGCATTGCTG ACAGATGTTGAGCGGCAGCAGGCCCTAAAGGCCTTCACCGCTCAGGCCTTCCTGGGCACACCGCAGCAGAACACCGTTTCTGCTTCGGGATCCGGGGCCGCCCCCGCTGTTGCCCCTTTTCCGTCCCCTGCAATCTCCTCGGAGAACAAAGCCAAGATGAGGAGAGGTGCgcggaaaaaaatgaatgaaaagtatCGGTTGAAGTACCTCCGACTACGCAAAGCAGCACGAGCCATGATATTT GAAAACGCAGCGTTGCATGACGAAGTTGCCCATCTAGAAGAGAAATTTTTAAGAGCCAAGGAAGAGCGCCA ATTGTTGCTGTTGCACTACCAGTCCCTGTCAGAGGGTGACTTCCTGCCCACGCCCAGCTCGACCACTCATCCCGCCGTGCCGCCTCCCCCGGCGAGCTCCGGTCCCGGAGCACCACCCAGCCTGTGCGGGACGCACATGCTCACATCAGTGGCGTCGGCTGTGGACGAGGGGCAGCTTAAAAAACCCAAGAAGGAGCGCAAAGAGCGGGGCAGAGAGAATGGAAAGGATGAGC TTCCGAAGAAAATGGCAAAGAAGCGAAAACTGGCTGATGGTTCCCGTAAGCTCGTGCAACCCATCCCGCTTGACTCCTGCGGTCGTCCCGTCTTCCCCATCGTGTTGGGCGGCTTAACGTTGTACAGCTTGGGCGAG ATCATCACAGACCGAATGTTTTTCCATGACGAATGTGCCATCTACCCGGTGGGCTTCTGCAGCACCCGGGTCTTTGCCAGCATGAAAAACCCTGAGCTGCAGTGCCTCTACACATgccaaatcaaagatggaggaaGCGGACCGCAG TTTGAGATTGTACCTGAGGACGATCCCCAGAATGCCATCGTGGCCTCCTCGGCCCTGACGTGCCACTCCAACCTACTCAAGGCCATCGCATCAGTCAG TTCCAAGGCCGTTGCCCCAATTGTGCCATCTGGAGCAGACTTTTTTGGCTTCTCACATCCCACCATCCAGAATCTCATTCAAAGTTGTCCTGGTGCACGGAAGTGTAACAA CTACCGATGGATACGTTTTGAAGTGTGTCGCCCGGGCGATGGCCAGAATCCTCACAGCCTGTCAGAGGACGACGCTTCCATCAACTTTGAGGCCTATCAGCGACACCGACGCTTTAATGACAAGCTGGAGCAAATCCCAG CACAGACATTGCATTGTTCTAGTGCGTCGCACCTGACCACTACATCTGTGAAGCCGTCAACTTCCTACTTCAGCTCCTGA